In the genome of Hevea brasiliensis isolate MT/VB/25A 57/8 chromosome 14, ASM3005281v1, whole genome shotgun sequence, the window CCAAGAATCCAGTGTCTCAATAGTCATTTTCTCTGAAAATTATGCAGATTCTGCATGGTGCTTGGATGAGCTTGTTGAGATACTTAAATGCAGGGAAGAATCAGGACAAACAGTCCTACCAGTTTTTTACAAAGTAGATCCGACTGAGGTTCAAGACCTGACAGGGAATTTCGGGAAGGCACTTGCTATGCATGGAGAAAAGGCAATTCACGAGAAGGTGGACAATGGAAGCGTGCTTTGATGGAAGTAAGCAACTTTTCAGATGGGATTTACAGAAATCAAGTAAGTATATTACTTTTTAATTACTCTTTCTTGTAGTTTTTCTAGTTTTCAATTTAAGGAAGGGaatcaaaatttagaaaattttaatCGAGTACATTAATCTTAACACAAAGCACCAATTCAAACATAGACAAAGACTTATACGGAAAACATAGTAATTATATATTACTGTTTACTTAGAAGTGTAAGTCTACCATTACTTACTAGTGTTTGTTGTTCACATGTGACTAGGTATGAGGCCAAATTAGTTGAGGGAATTGTCAATGATGTTTTGATCAAATTTAGTGATATGTCTAAAGGTGATGATTCTTATGATCGCAACTTGATTGGAATTAAACTGCGTGTGGAAGAAGTGGAACGGTTGTTAAATGAGAAGCAGATTGTAGGAATTTGGGGGACGGGAGGCATTGGTAAAACAACTATTGCACAAGAAGTATTTCATCGAAACAAGAATAAATTTGATGGTCATTGTTTCGTTGAAAATGTTAGGGAAACAATGACAAAGCAATCATCAAATTCAGTGCGAGTCAAAATCATTCAACAATTATTAAGGGACAAACATGTAGACAGTTTGAATGATTCTACTAGAAGGCTTAAGAGTAAGAAGGTATTGATTGTTTTTGATGATGTAGAGGATCGAAACCATTTAAAAGATTTAGCAGGAGAGTGTGATTTGTATGGTGAGGGAAGTAGAATCATCATAACTAGTAGAGATTCACACGTACTTAATTCTGATTTTTCAGAGAAAGGCGTATATGAGGTTGAGAAGTTAATTGATTCTCAAAGTATGGAACTCTTTAGCTTGCATGCCTTCAACCAAAATCTTCCTAAGGAAAAATATTTGGAGCTATCAAAGAAGGTGACAATCTATGCTAGAGGCAATCCACTAGCTCTTAAAGTTTTGGGATCTCATTTATTTCGCAGGACGATAAAAGAATGGGAAAGTGAATTGGAAAAATTGGAAGGCAAATCTCTTAAGAAAATTCAAGATGTTTTGAAAACAAGTTATGATGGGCTAGAAAAGAATGAACAGGAAATATTTCTTGATATTGCATGTTTCTTCAAAGGGCTTCATAAAGATGAGGTTGAGAGAAAGTTAAAAGCATTTggtttctatccagaaagtgGAATACCTCGTCTAATTGAGAAGTCTCTTATAACTATTTCAAACGGTGCGGTAGATATGCATGACTTGTTAGAGCAAATGGGCAAGGATATTGTTAATGAGGAATGCAAACAGCTTGGAAGGCACAGCAGGTTGTGGAATTATGAAGATATTAATCATGTATTGATAACAGAAACGGTGAGGACCAAATTAATCACTGAAGCTTTGATCATTATCATATTTGAATTttgtaagaattgtagatctcgtGACGAATTAAGTATTAATCAATAATCCTTTTTGCTGTTATTTTACTAGGGAACCGAAAATGTTGAGGCCATATCGTTTCGTCCGGGTGGGAAGACTATACAGGAGAATAATTAAGCTCAAATCAGGGGAAAAACAACAGGTGAAATGATAAATAGTATCTTCGTTATATGTAATGTGAACAATATTACAATATAATATGTTGTTATGTGAACATATAATCTATTCTGTCATTCACATTACAACATTAGCTTCCAAATCTAACGATTGACTGAAACTGAACCCCACTTCACTTCCAAATCAACTAAGATACACATTGCAAATAAACTACAACTCTTTAACCTGAAGAACAAATAGCCTTTATAATTATAACAGGCTCATAATGGAAAGCTAAAGAAATGATAAGATAAGGACGGGGAACAACAACATCACATTAGAGTAGAATAAACATTGTAAATAACTAAAAAACCTCTAAAATGCCTATGGTACAGGAACAACAGGAATTGAATTTTCTATTGGCTTCTTTACATAATTACTCTTTGGATTGTAGCCGTGGAGAGAGAGATTCTTCATTAGATTGATAAGAGTCATGGGATTAGTACTTTTCTTGATCGTCAAATC includes:
- the LOC131172769 gene encoding disease resistance protein RLM3-like, whose translation is MASTSSSAPPCKYDVFISFRGKDTRYGILSHLFEALQQKQINAFLDEELRKGEEISPALLKIIQESSVSIVIFSENYADSAWCLDELVEILKCREESGQTVLPVFYKVDPTEVQDLTGNFGKALAMHGEKAIHEKVDNGSVL
- the LOC131172770 gene encoding TMV resistance protein N-like; this translates as MGFTEIKYEAKLVEGIVNDVLIKFSDMSKGDDSYDRNLIGIKLRVEEVERLLNEKQIVGIWGTGGIGKTTIAQEVFHRNKNKFDGHCFVENVRETMTKQSSNSVRVKIIQQLLRDKHVDSLNDSTRRLKSKKVLIVFDDVEDRNHLKDLAGECDLYGEGSRIIITSRDSHVLNSDFSEKGVYEVEKLIDSQSMELFSLHAFNQNLPKEKYLELSKKVTIYARGNPLALKVLGSHLFRRTIKEWESELEKLEGKSLKKIQDVLKTSYDGLEKNEQEIFLDIACFFKGLHKDEVERKLKAFGFYPESGIPRLIEKSLITISNGAVDMHDLLEQMGKDIVNEECKQLGRHSRLWNYEDINHVLITETGTENVEAISFRPGGKTIQENN